The genomic window AGGGTTCATTGTAAAAAGTCTTTGaaggtatttttaatatttaacccAAAGGTTGTACAGTGAGCAGGTCATTTGCCTACCCAGGCATGcgacctacccaggttcaatctttgatatcatatggtctcctgaacaacaCCAGGATTAATTACTGAttgaagtgccaggagtaaccccccaaacATATACATtgctaggtatagccccaaaacaaaataaaaacaagacttaTTTTTCCCTGGAAattcatcatcatttttttttttttggattttgggtcacagccggccgcactcaagggttacttctggctctatgctcagaaatcgttcatggcaggctcaggggaccatataagatgctgggattcgaaccaccatccttctgcatgaaaggcaaacgccttatctccatgatatctctctggccccaccaccaTCTATCTTACTTTGTGATGTGTCTTGCTCATTTCACATGACTCCTGGGACAGGCATTTCTTTACAAGGTTTGTTGAGAGGAAATCAAGAATTTACAGtttctgagagatagtacagaaatagGGTGCCTCTTCGCATATAGCCAATTCTAAttatatccctggcactgctgataactgagcactgccaaggtagacccctgagcatcactgtgacCAAAATCCCATGTCCCCCAAATAATTTGTGTAGATAAGGCATTTCCCTGAAGTCTTTGATCCAAGAAAGGTGAACCAAGATGAGCACACAATACAGTGTGGGGAGTCACTCCAGAATATAGGGTGATCTCAGAGAAGGAACCTATCTGTTCTTAGACAAAGAGAGTCTGCCTCAGGCTTGTTGAGTACTCACATTCTTTATGAATCTCAGGAGATTAATAAGAGTCTTGGTCAGTGGACATGTACTCCTGAATAGAGCAAGAAGTAAATCATCTCTTATTGACATTAAGGTGTTGAAACTGAGTAAGAATGACCTAAGAGCCAGCCAGAATAGTAGGATTTCAGCCATGTAAGTCTAGGACAGTTGTGGCTGCTTGCAGCAAAACTGACTTCCACTCAAGTCCCTGGAAAGTGAGGGTTATTACTGGAGATTAAAACTTCAGAACAGTAGCTGGAGTCCCACAAAGTTAAGAGTCAAGACGAAAACTGATTGTAGAAACAGACTACTAAAGTCACTATGAAATGGAATGGGTATAACTGCACCTACTTACAGTCTTGGGAAATACAGAATAAGAGCAGGAAGGGTTAAAGTTTTCTCTTTGCATCTGCCTGGAGAATGTAAAAAACTCCTAAAACCTTGTTTTATAGGCCGACTGCCCAGCAGAGTTTAGAATCCCTGGTAAATATTCAGTATGATTTTGGAAAAATCTAGACATGTCCTTAGAAAGTCCTGCTGCTCACATGGAAAGAGTTTAAATGTAATGGTGTGGTAATAGAAAAAGATTTAATTGATAGTCTGATATTCATATAGAACTGAATAAATTATATACTTGTATAAAATTAGCTAAATTTTAGTCTATTTAGTTTAGCATTTCAAATTTTAGTTATAAGATATTAAtcatactttaattttctttttattaaaatgccaaaatattttgatatcttcatttattaatGAGTTGGAATAAAATTGTCTTTCATTGTGGAAAAACAGTTCTGCTTTTGAGGTCAGTGCAGAACAGTGGGGGATGAGATCCCTTAGCCTACTTTTAACCTTGTAAGACCATAAAAAGCAGTAGTCATCTGAGGCAAACCACAATACACCTCTATATCAATGGTGGGCACACAGAATTTTCTAGTTCCTGGACAAACATGTTAGGTAAAGGGGCACATTAGTTCCTACTCAGTAGTAACCAAGTCGCTCAGGTTTTTGGTGGAATGTAAAGTGGGGAAAAAGTTTATTAAGggtcagaatagtctcactgatctatgagttttaagaaaaattaagaacatcaTCGTAATAATCTCCagagcaatagagatgagggacccaaaggactgactcacaatatgaagctcaccacaaagagtagtagtgccgttagggaaataactacactaaaatctATCataacaatcttaatgagtgagagaagtagaatgcctgtctcaaatacagataagggttgggaaggaaggagggggagcattggtggtgggaactctGTACTGGTGacagggggtgttctatttatgattaaaacccaaatgcaatcatacttgtaatcatggtgcttaaatattttatatattaaacaatatCAATATGTGGCTAGAGAGATCATTCAAACGACTAGAGCAGGTCCCTGGCTTGCATGAGGCTTCGAGCTTGATTTCTATTACCTCATTGCTCCcttagtccctgaacactgcttagaATTTccttcaccccccaaaaataaatataataataaaaaaaactatgttgGGGTCTGGcctgataatacagtgggtacggcatttgcattgcatgtggctgaccaggattcaattcctggcaccccatatagtcacacaagcccactaggagtgatgtctgaatgcaaagccaggactaaagcttgagcacctctggatatgcCCCCtctaaaacacacaaacacacacacaacccacaaAGGAAAAACTCTACTGAAACCAATAGATGAGATTCATTTTTCTCTGATAGATTAGTCCTGCACTGGCTCCCCTGCCTTAGGTTGCAGTTTGTTCATCACATACCAAGTCTCAAATTGAGTCCATAAGGTTTTTACTAGGAATAAACTCAAGAGTTTTCAAGGATGGGATTTCTTCCAGTAATCCTTTAATCATAGATAAATATGTTAGCAAAATGAGGACCTCCTTCATGAGTAGTAAGAAGACAGCCACTTTAAAATGTAGAGGTTCACTCAGAAAATTTTGAAGTTCTCTCAGGTTTGAAATTCTTTTCTCCAGGCAAGGCTGACAAATGGCATCCTTGCCTATATTTATTTCCCTTAGTTCCAAGAGGTCTTGACCTAAAATGAATGGCCTCAGTTCAGCAAAAGGAGAACCATCTCAGAtcaagggccgggtaggtggcgctggaggtaaggtgtctgccttgcaagcgctagccaaggaaggaccgcggttcgatccccccggcgtcccatatggtccacccaagccaggggcgatttctgagcacatagccaggagtaacccctgagcgtcaaacgggtgtggcccaaaaaccaaaaaaaaaaaaaaaaaaaaaaaagaaaattctgaataAGAATAAGATATTGAACAACCAAATAAAGGAAAGTGATTTCCTACAGATTTAACTCTGCTGCCAGCCTCTTAGAACACAACAATCTCTTATTTTATGCATTTCAGTCTAACTTGCATCTGGTAGTTGTCAGGAAATAGCAGACCTGAAACTAAGCAAAACAACCTCACGTCAAGGAGGTTAGAATACAAGAACTGAAGAACAAAACTTCCTGAGGAAAGAGGTGATTATTAATCTCAAATGAGGATATTTTACAGAATTCCAAACCTGTTCTAAACTATGAGATACCCAGGTACAAAGTGGGaaagtctcatttattttttttaggtttttgtggtattttgttttgggggtctcactcaagcttactcctggctctacattcaggggtcactcttggaggGTTCTGTgggccatatggggtactgggaatctATCCTGGGCCAGCCACTTGAAAGACTAGGGcactctattcactgtactagctctccagcccaacGCTTGTTTATTTCTGTATAGCAGGGATCAGGTATgacaggatggacccaagttttGCAGAGGATAAGATTGTGCCTATAACAGAACTCCGTATAAAGACTATTAGTATTAGCAGAAAGATTTATTCTCAAAATATAGGGATCAAGTTAGGaaaacaacctaaatgtccagcactagatgagtggataaagaaattgttatataatattaataatactatAAACCAGAATCtcaaccaaaatatttttaaattagaaactaACAAAAAgtatatacacatggaatatcaTTCACTtgtgattattaaaataatatgaaaaataaattaaaagattattaaaaagaaatattttaataatgaaataacaaatataatatttataattgggTATGAAGATAGTTATTCTAACATTAGTTCActcatttttcattcatttttaaatgactatGAACTACCTTTGAGCAAAGAACTATAGAATAGATAAAGGTAAATTCAATACAACTTGCTTCTCAAAAGCTAAAATCCCATATAATAGTTTTTTGGTTGTAAAATATTAATGTGCCATTGAGATCATGATTATAAAGCCAATAATTCACATGAAATCATATTGGAAATGTGTGGAAATTCAAACCTACAATACACGTTATTTTGTTAACTAAAATGTCCCCTTACCCATGCTTTCTAAAATCATTCTGCATGTGCAATTTCAACTACTTTTAGTTTTATACACTTTGAAGATTTTTTAACAGTAGTGGGACAAAGTTCAAGACCTAGAATCTGTAGCTAAGTTCTAATAAACCTATTActtaattcaaaatgaaaagcATACTTTAAGCCACCTAACAAATAAAGCAAGTTTCTTCCCAATTGTTTTTGTGAATTAATTGATACTAAAATCAATTGATAGATATTTTAAAGTATCTAGCAACAATATCCAATAGTTTTGAAAAGGCTTAAAAAAGTTTGGTGTggaaatatttaggaaaaaaaccTCTACTCTGAAGAGCCAGTAAGTCTTCCATGAAATGTGACTAATAGacactccatttttattttcatccttCAATTTATATACTGAAACAATTACCATGGTAATAGGTCTGAAAATAAGTTCTTTCCACAGAATTCATTCAGGTATAACTGTCTCTATGAAGTATCGTAGTTTTATATGGATGTAAACCAGcttttttttaaccactgtgctacagcacactagtgtgccgtgagatattgcctggtgtgccatgggaaaaattccagttTCATTTGTAACAtgcggctttggctcacaaatagaccaaatcattatcatcatttattatttcataatgaagtaattataaaataatttccttgtgtttatttgattcctattcaagaaaattactttatatatagtcaatataggcacagagttaaatgtttttaacattttctaatggtggcttgccttatgattttttttcatggaaaaagtgtgcctttgcacaaaaggTTGAAATGTATTGTAGACTACTTTCAGTGATGATAAAAATTTCCCACAAAATGAGTGTTTTATCAAGTGCATGATACTAGTGATCAACTTTCAAATTTTGTAAATCTACTAGTAAAGAGTatcttatattataaatatattatattagaaatgtagagttaattaaaatatttgggagTAATGATAGggtaaagaaaaatcatttatttattttgatgtccACACTTGGAAATTCTCCAAAGATTCTCCCagtctttgcttagggatcactcctgataatgtCAGGACTCAAACCAGAGTCTGTTGTAACTAACACAATAATTGAGTGTATAAGGAAATTATGTTATTgaacattaatagtattgtaaaacaCATAATatcaatcaaatatttttattagaaacaaaaagTTGTGTGTCCTCAGTGGAATAGTATACCGTGGTGATAAAGACGAAATCCTGAAATTTGAACATAACTGGAAGAAGTCATACTGAGTAAAGTGAATCatgaataaaaagacaaaaaaaataaaatatatatggtgTCTAAAGATACTAGTGGGGGAACCTTGGAACAATGGGCAGGACATAACAGCACTGCaggtataaaacaaaaatactatactGCTGCAAAACAAAATGTAGCAAAATGCACAAAAGCTGAAAGATAAAATACTAAATCAACCTAAATATGTAAAACTAATAGTGTGAAGACAGAATGTGCATAGCATTTGTGTATTTTCCTATGTATAAGGCTTAAAAGGTTCTCTTTTAACTGTCTCCCTAAAAAGAAGGGGGCTCATAGAGATTTCCTGCCTTGTTAACCAACGGTTTGCATAATCAGTGAAACTTGACTTCTCTATTAAAGACTCAATAATGTGTTTTTTCAGAAATGGTAGATTCCAGGGTGCAGTGAGGAGATGGTATGCCCAGGATCTGACAAATCAGAAGCCTCAGTAAGGTTCCTAAGCAACGGGGTCCTGTAGAAGACCATGCCCATACTGTGCAGAACCTAGGCAACAGTGTAACATTACGAATGTTAGTGATCTGGAATCCTGCCAGGGAAACCCAAAGGGTCCGCTCTCATTTCTGTTATTCATCAAGATGGCCCCGGATTTCTGCTACTAGTTTTCCGAGATAGGGGCTTTGTGTTCGGTAACTATTGAATTACATTGTTAGAGAAAGAAGCCCAAACTCAAATagataatacaaaaaatataagaaactaatataaaaaaaatgaacaatgtaagaataatataatatataaactactAATATAAGAAACTGCTAATATGAGAATAGATAACTGTTCTTGGTAACTGATGACTGAGCAGTGGATTAGTTAAGGAGTTTTTACCCATGTCACATCACCCCCTATCCCCCTTCCTGGACAACTGTTAAATACAGATTCTTGAATTCAGAAATCCTGAGAAATGAGACTAGATATGTATGTCTCATCCTGACTGTCACCTTGCAGGTTCTAGAAACTGGAAACTCTAATTTAAGTGGCAGGGAACAAAGGATTTCCTGAGTAGGATTCCTAGGAACACAGGTGAGAAGGACCTTGGGAACAAGAAAGTGGGGACACTGATATTTATACAACCCGAATGCTGGGAGACTTCAGGGCATTTCTTGGCTACAGTGGGCAGTGGGGGGTCTCTGACATGGGTGGCTGAGTGTCTTAGAAATCCCTGGTTGGGGAGAGTTTTGCTCTAATGTCTCCCTTCTCAATGTGGAAGATGCTTATACCCTAACTGACAGGAGTATTATGTACCCTGAATACTAATAAGTGAAACTTGCTCTTAAGGGCTGGCAACAATGAAATATATTTACAGTCATTCCTGGGAGGCTTCAGGAAGGGTTAGCATAAATGAAAGGTTGCAACTTTTCTCCTGAGACCTGGGAAATTAAAAACTTTGCATCAAGGCTGGAGGGAAGTACTAAATCATACTCAAAAGTTAAGGTCAGATACCTGAATGAGGACTAAGAGGAACAGTGACTTTAAAAAGTTAGGCTTTAGAAATTATGGCCATTCTCAAGGCACCCCTCCACAATAGTGCAAACCTCAGTgttaaaaaaggagggaggaagggaagggaagggaaggaagggggagggaaaaggggagggagagggaagtaAATTCtctgccctagagcaaggcagaGGATAGGGGGGTGGGGATGTGAGGTTGGGAATTAGTGACTGgaagagtgcactggtgaaggatggtgtatattATATCACTGAAATCcaataatgaaaaattttgtaaccatggtacttaaataaaggaatttaaaaataattacatgaggggccggtgaggtggcactagaggtaaggtatctgccttgcaagcactagccaaggaaggaccgcggtttgatcccccggtgtcccatatggttcccccaagccaggggcaatttctgagtgcttagccaggagtaacccctgagcatcaaacaggtgtggcccaaaaaacaaaaataaataaatacatgaaacaaacaaaaaagaaatatggccATTCATCTCAGCCCTGTGGATATCCAGTACAACTATACTAAGATAcccctcatttttttcttggaaagttcCAAAGGGGTATGGGTTTTAGTTTAATTTGAGTGACTTGAATTCTACAAGAGAAGGAGACCCAGAGTCATGGCTAATAAAGACTAGCAGTAACATTTAGGCCCCTCAAAAATGGAAGCAACAGAAAGTGGCCCTTCATTGCTTGTCTGGCAGTCAAGCTTAGGTCTGTGGGTACAGTGCATTTGAACCCTCCTTTCTTCCTGCTGGCATTCAGATGGTGagaacatttcttttaaaataagggACATCAGATCAGCAGAGGCAGGTGTCTTCAGCCCTGCCTAAAGCCAAAGCAGCGGCCCTTCATGAGAAATGAGGACTAGTGCAGCAGATTaagtacttgcctttcacaccAATTAATTCCTTGGCACCCAGTATAGTCTCCAGAtctcaacaggagtgatcctgagcacagaacctggagaaagccctgagcaccactaaatggGACCCCCATTtccccaaaaggaaagaaattagaaCCTCAAGAAACCCGAGTCTCACAGATCTATCATCAGTGGATACCCCTGCAGAAGTGGTGGGTTAAGGTACTTCGTCAtgaggctggagatataatacagcaaataagggtttgactcctggcattccatatggttcccttaatctgccaggagtgatccctgagtgtagagtcatgaATAGATATACTATGAACTctgttgtgtgtggccccaaaacctagaAAAAAGacacataattttttgtttggttttgtttgtttataggccacacatgatgattctcagggtttactcctaacaaAGCTCTagaaaccatatagggtgctggatattgaacctgaattgactgtgtgcaaggcaaatgccctatcattgtactatctctccatttatCTCTTCACATCAAAAGCCCAAGAAAatgcaaacctgggtttgaggTGTAAATTTTGAGCAGCATCAAGGAGGAGTCCCAGGGTCTGCTGGATTTTGGTGTGTTGGCCTCCTGAATGTAATATGAGAGGATAACCTTACTTTGGAGTTGAGAGATCTCCATAAGAAATAGCCCTGTCCACTGCAGCTCTCAGTTCCAGTAAGTCCTAGGCAGGAAAGGGCAGCTTGGCCTGCAGCTCACTGTATTTCAACAGGGTTCTCAGAGGACAGGTTGATCCGAACATGATCCTTATGGGTCTGGAGACCAGTGCTCTCGGAAAACTGCAGAGGGCATGTCAGGGTGTAATCTCTCTTTTTGAAGATACACAGAGTCTTACATCCTCTCTCTTCTCATGCCCAGGTTAAGCTGTCCACATTCTGGCTTATTGTCATTGAGCACAACTGCCATGCCTCGGGGTAAGAAGTGTAAAGGCTGCACTTAGGTTCAAGATAGGCCAGAGGGTGTGAAGACTACTCTGACCAAAATGATGAAATTAACTCTCTTAAATGCTGATTATGTTGAAATGGTAAAACAGTGGTCTGTTACTCGCTCACTTATCAGAGCATCCTATATATCGATACCCCCACTACTCTGTTGCCTGATAATTTGAGCCCAAGAATACCACCAAAAGCTCActgcaaaataatgaaaaagcCTAGTACCTCCGAGGCTTCATTTACTTCTGTGAAACCCAATAAGGACCTCCTGAGGAAAGCAACATCCTTGCTGAAGGAATTCCTGATgattagttttaaaaagaaaaggctaaTTTCACAAATTGAAATGCTGTGGGTTATTGCGAAGAAATATGAATGTCATTTTCATGAGATCCTCAAAAGAGATTCACTTGGTATAGAAATCATATCTGGTATTGATGTAAAGGAGATGGATTCTCCCAAGAATTGCTATGTCCTTGTCAATAAAATGAACCTCCCCAACAGTGGTAGAGTGAATCCAGGCAGGGGATTCCCCAAGACAGGTCTTCTAATGAATATCCTAGGAGTGATCTTCATGAAGGGCAATTGTGCAAGTGCAGTAAGCATCTGGGAATTCTTGAATAAGATGAAAATCTATGCTGGGCAGAAACACTTCTTGTTTGGTAAGCCCAAAAAGCTTATCACTGAAGATCTGGTGAAGCTTAAATATTTAGAGTACCTCCAGATAGTTGATAGTCAACCACCCCATTATAAGTTCTTGTGGGGCCCCAGATCACATGCTGAAATTAGCAAGATGCGTATCTTACAGTTTCTGGCCAAAATTAACAACACAGTTCCAAGTGCTTTCAAGTCTTGCTATGAAGAAGCACTGGAAGAGCAAAACGAAAATGCCTTATTAGCTTCAAGAACCAGTACCTCTACCATGTCAGAGAATGACCCAGAGTAGTATCTAGAAGCTCTGCTGAATGTTTTGAACATTGAAGTCGATTCATCTAAAGAAGACATTAGTTTTCAGAGAGAAGAAATACTGGGTATTAGCGAGCAACACcatgtttaatattttagttcattttctaTATGAGTAATTTGCAGATTTCCCTGCAGTTTTTTTCTATATTGCAAGTGATTCACTTATAACTGAAGGTTAATCTCGTATAACCTTATGAATGATATTGGCCATTTATTACTTGAGAGTTCCACTAATGTGTTCTGTTCTTTGTTTGgaaaacaaatcttaaaaatgttcattttgttcAAAAGAACAGCATTCAAATATGAAGTTCcttgaaaatgtgaaaatatttttcagtaaaatgTGTGCCAAGAAGAGAGAAAACCACCAAGACAGTTAACACCAAGTTTCTTAGGAcctctcaatatttttaaaaaattgcaatttTAACGTTGATGgatataattatgtataaataaatcataatacaTCAATCCAcattctctctgactcatttattCCTAAACGTAGTAGACCTTCTTTTCTTAGAAGGCTGCATAATTGCactagcccccccccaaaaaaaaacgaagCTGAAAGAGACTAATAAGGATAAACGTAGTTCCACATGACAACAGCCAAGTATCAATGCATTAAAGGAAGGAAGCAATGCTGGGCCTTGAGAAATTGCctgtccttttttccttttttggttgctatatgcttttttattttttctttattttctttttttattttataagaggacaaggtgaagttacattGGGAAGAGAATcgctcataaacagaattctcagaagaaatccccttgctaacaccttaattttgaattttaaaccaaaaaacattaagaaaaataaaacaaaacacaggcacaattactttgtccctcaagtccccagattatactacattataacatttcttagcagtacacaaagcaatctaaagccacaaaatttatgtaactcctttaacattgaaggcatagtattttttacaggTCCAAGCACATGCATAtgaatttaagttaacctcaaaagtttaagtgatagaccttgagacttcctgatctgaagtttaatactattatttagtctgcttttgacatttttaaattt from Suncus etruscus isolate mSunEtr1 chromosome X, mSunEtr1.pri.cur, whole genome shotgun sequence includes these protein-coding regions:
- the LOC125998810 gene encoding melanoma-associated antigen B3-like: MKKPSTSEASFTSVKPNKDLLRKATSLLKEFLMISFKKKRLISQIEMLWVIAKKYECHFHEILKRDSLGIEIISGIDVKEMDSPKNCYVLVNKMNLPNSGRVNPGRGFPKTGLLMNILGVIFMKGNCASAVSIWEFLNKMKIYAGQKHFLFGKPKKLITEDLVKLKYLEYLQIVDSQPPHYKFLWGPRSHAEISKMRILQFLAKINNTVPSAFKSCYEEALEEQNENALLASRTSTSTMSENDPE